In the Arachis stenosperma cultivar V10309 chromosome 8, arast.V10309.gnm1.PFL2, whole genome shotgun sequence genome, TTTTGCATTTGAGATATCATGCCTGACCGTGTTTTGTTGGGGGTATGAATCCTTAGTTTATGTGTATTTAAATTTTCTCCACCTCTTAGTTCGCTCAGTCATTTTTCACCCTCCCAATTTCCATAAATTCCCATATCTGCATCAGAATCTAATGGGGAACAAGAACTAGCAATTCAAATAACATTGCCCTCTCCATATCAAATGGTGAACGTACTGGTGCTGAAGGGTGGAGTTTGTGTTTCTAAGTTACATAACTTGTATCAATATCTACAGGTTCTGCAGCAGCTTAGAGAAAAAGCTTTGAAACGTGCGAACTTGACAGAAGATGAAATCTTGCAGAAAATCGAAGAACGGGCCGCCGCCAGAATACAAAAGGAGTACGCCAAATCGGACGCAATAAGAAAGGATTTGGCTGTTGTTGGGATTACTCTCATGGACAGTCCTAATGGCACAACTTGGAGGCCTACCATTCCCCTTCATCTACAAGAGCAACAAAACAATGCACCATAAGAAGGAACCGGTGTGGTGTCAAAAAAGGATATGCTTACATCTCCAAAGACAAGAAAATGGAGAGCAAGATTTTGGTGTATTGAATTATTTAGGACCAGTGTTTTACTGTTAATACTGTTCATTATGGGTACAAGCGACGTTTCATTCTTTGCTTGAATTTTTTGTAAGGCATTACAAATTGGTTACTTTTATGTCACCATATTGATGAAGTTTTGTTTTGGACCAAATTGGTGATAACGAACTTTTTAAGGATAAACTTCTTTCAACTTCTATGaaaacaatttaattaattttggtttgTTCGAATTTATTTTGTCCATAATTTCAAACAACTTAGTACGTTTGACTTCCAACAATCATAATCTATCATATGGATTTCTAAATCTAATACAATCCAATATtccaacaataaaaaattataaaagatttagtTAATATTATAAATGTTGAAAGAAGGTAGATGAATTATAAATCATAAATCCCAAATTTCAAATAATATTGCGAATAAAGGAAGAGGGAGGATAAATTCTTTGTCGGTTTACCAATTGAAGGTTCAGAGGAGAGATAGAGAATAATACTAACGGACTAATATAACCTGATaagattttgtaatttttatcaTTTACGAATTTTActgttttaatttaaaattgattaactttttattttattattttattaacttttttattttagaggatCTTAATCTATCTAGACGATTGTGCTAAAGATTCGAGTTCTTTTTAGATTTTTCTCTTGATCAATGATCACTGCGACATTATCATCATACTATATTATCTTGTCATTGCTACGTTTAAATTCTTTAATcattttttacttttctaaAGACATATTTGGTATCATCAATTAGCGAATTCCATTGTTATCAATTACATTCAAATTGATTTGAAGTTGAACATATCATTCTTATTTTATCTGATTTTTCAGTccaaaactgaaaaaaaaaatttattcaacaaaaaaaaaattgtcaaattttttcctccaaaagacctcttttctttgatttttattatcTGATCGAATATTTATAGCGGGAAAAGGATTGACTTGCTGTAGAAGCTACAGGAGGGATAGTTTAGTCATTACATATGATAACCACCATCCTAGAATCGTGGGAATACCATCTCCATGCGGGACCCATCTTCTCAGAGTTTGACACACGTACACCATATATAACTACGTGCACTTATCATATTAGAGAGTTGGTTTGAGTGGTGTGCTTATCACATCTCACTAGGCATACATATTCAAGTCTGCGTCTCAGCAGTCACGTATCTCGCACTCTCATTTCCAGACAACTGTTCAACAATGCTTTTTAtgctcttctcttcttcattgttactttcttcaatttttctcCGTTCTTTATAATCGAACAGCCGTAGCAAAGtttttttacactttttagGGTTTATTTAATGCatttgttttcttattttgtatTCCTTGAGtattcttaaataaataaataattttagaagGACTGGAGACTGACGAACGACATCATGCATTGCTTTTCACAATCTCTTGATCTTTATCACTAGCAGTCAACATTCGTGTCGCATCCGGCTGACGGAAAATTCATCAGGGGATCTGGCAACGGATTGCTCTGCCTGTCTGAAGGTTTTCCCTTCGAAAGTCTTACTCTTTTCATTCCAGTACTCGTTCGGTGTCCCCATCTGTTCCATTCGAGTGCTTCACGAGTGCAGAGACCTTGTTTTCCGTGGCTTTGGCTATAATATTCTACATGACCAGTACAAGTTTGTTATGGGTTGTCGTGCCTCGTCTCTTAGAACTGATTTCAAAGTGAGATCTGGAGCTATAGTTTTCACTTTTGGTGCAGATCCTTGTTAGAAAACTGTTGATCATCCCATGTTTCCGTATCACATAGCTGACAAAGGAGATGGAATATTTGTGAGCGGCACTCTGAATTGGCTTGTGTATGATTCTACTGGTACTAGAGATTATGAAACTGTGTGGTTCGTTCTTACTTTCGACTTGAAAACAGAGTCGTTTGGTCGAATGTGTCTGCCTATTGTTGCAAAGTGCTCTGACTACACCCAAGTGCCTCAGTTGTCACTCCGCAATAACTGTCTTTGTTATTCTGTTTGCACGACGTGTATACTGTTTTGCACATTCTGGATAATGAAGGAGCATGGATAAATCTGATGACAGTTTATTTGTGTATAATTTACATAAAAACAAACTAGTTTATCTTTACGGGTATTTTCCTTATGAGATGTCTTTCTTCCTTTGCCATGAGAGTTTGGTCTCACCTTCACATTATTGTGGTCTTAAAACTATTGATTAGAATAATATTAGATGATGaacaaaatatattatttttaattaatatttaatcttttaatatttttttttataaattaatgcAAAAGTCTATTCTAATATTCTCTTAGATTAGTTATGATTGAATTGTAATTTACTATTTTTGGAAATTTCTTTGATATTCTAATAATCTTGCTggaataactaaataaataaattgcaATATTCATTTTATggtatatatttatacatacaAAAATGAATTAATCAACGGTCATATATTTAAATGATTTGGGTGAGcaacatttattatttttttagcaAGTAttcgttaattttttttaaaattattttatttattttaaattttagattttaaatcataaattctaAACTCTAccttttaatttcttaaaaatctaattattacTTTATTCAATATTTTACGTAATTATATGATTAGTTTtatgtaataaaattttttaaataataaatttaaaaattaattatttttattgatataataAAATACAGATCAGTTATCTATATGAAAATTGAAATCAAGATAAAAGAAactataattttataatttatataaaaaaatatttaaaaaataaatatcaagTCACGCGTAATTACCTTATATAAATGCAATGCAATATCCTTAGTCACGCGCCAAATTGTTCTTCATTCATTGTTGATTTCATTCGTTGAATCAAGCAGTGACAACCAACACTTTCTTAATGTGCAGAACGACGCAATTGTTGAGAAGCCTTCCCTCCTTCTCCAAACGCTATAAACACACACACCAACACAGTTAACTTCATTCAATTCCTTAACTGCAAACACATACACATTCTTATTCTTCAGAGTCATGGACTGGATTCGAGGACCAACCCTCGGCAGTGGAAGCTTCTCCACCGTCAGTTTAGCGACACCCAAGAACCCTTCCCTTCCGTTCTACATTCCGGTTGCCGTTAAGTCCTCCGATCGCTTCACCTCCTTCCTCCTCGTTAACGAGGAACACGTCCTTAACCGCCTCGGTTCTTCTTGTCCTCGAATCGTTAAGTGCTTGGGCCACGACACCACCGTCGAAAACGGTGAGTCGTTTTACAACATCTTCCTCGAATACGCTTCCAACGGCACGCTCGCTGATCAGATGAAGAAGAATCAAGGTGGGAGGTTCGATGAGAAACAAGTAAGAAGGTACGCGAGGTCCGTCATGGAAGGGTTGAAGCACATTCACGAGAATGGGTTCGTTCACTGCGATATTAAGCTTCAAAACATGCTTGTGTTCGAAGATGGCAAGGTGAAGATCTCGGATTTCGGGCTCGCGAAAGAGAAAGGTGCGACAGTGCAGTGTGGAGACAAGAAGTGGGAGTGCAGGGGAACGCCTCTCTACATGTCCCCTGAGTCGGTGAATGATAACGAGTATGAGTCTCCGGCAGATATATGGGCCCTTGGATGCGCCGCCTTGGAGATGCTCACCGGAAAGCCAGCGTGGAATGTTAAGACTGGGTCCAACATGTGGTCGCTGCTAATTCGGATTGGAGTCGGTGAAGAAATTCCGGTGATTCCGGAGGACTTGTCCGAACAGGGGAAGGACTTTTTGAGAAAGTGTTTCGTTAAGGATCCCAGGGAGAGGTGGACGGCGGAGATGCTCCTCAACCACCCGTTTCTCGCCGGTGAAGACAGCCATGATGCTTTGATCCATAAGGAAATCTCGCCCAGAAGTAACTTTGACTTTCCTGATTGGGATTCCAGTTCCACGGTGACTGATTCTGCTGTCACCACTGTTTCGTCGCCGGAGGATTGGTTACCACGGCTGGTGACGGAGCAAGGGTCGCCGGATTGGTTAGAATCGGAGGGCTGGATAAGTGTTCGGAGAAGAGTTATCTTGGAAGCTTCTTTAGCAGTGGGATCATAATACAAATAAAAGTttgattaaaattaattttacaaatttgattttaatgaaaaataagtttgtgttaaaatgatttatgtttgtcGATCTTTGCATCAAAATGAATAGAAAAAGTACAGGGAACTAATAATATTCTTGAACAATGTGTGTGTGAACAATGTGAATTAATAGAGTTAAAATAGTAAATTTAATGAGTAGCATTAAATTAAGGTGTAATGTACTTGTATTTGATTGGTGGTTGTTCATGTTGTTCAAGATAATCATTGTTTTCCTAGCACTCCCCAAATaaataatagtaaaataaatgtttggattatactactcaaaatcacttttaaataaaaaattacgaAAATAAACAcc is a window encoding:
- the LOC130946131 gene encoding mitogen-activated protein kinase kinase kinase 20-like; protein product: MDWIRGPTLGSGSFSTVSLATPKNPSLPFYIPVAVKSSDRFTSFLLVNEEHVLNRLGSSCPRIVKCLGHDTTVENGESFYNIFLEYASNGTLADQMKKNQGGRFDEKQVRRYARSVMEGLKHIHENGFVHCDIKLQNMLVFEDGKVKISDFGLAKEKGATVQCGDKKWECRGTPLYMSPESVNDNEYESPADIWALGCAALEMLTGKPAWNVKTGSNMWSLLIRIGVGEEIPVIPEDLSEQGKDFLRKCFVKDPRERWTAEMLLNHPFLAGEDSHDALIHKEISPRSNFDFPDWDSSSTVTDSAVTTVSSPEDWLPRLVTEQGSPDWLESEGWISVRRRVILEASLAVGS